One genomic window of Acidobacteriota bacterium includes the following:
- the nuoK gene encoding NADH-quinone oxidoreductase subunit NuoK yields MVTQTHYLVLSAALFMLGVVGVMTRRNIIIILMSMELMLNAVNINLIAFSRQLGDVTGQVFAVFVICVAAAEAAVGLGIILAFYRNKETINIDEMNLMRW; encoded by the coding sequence ATGGTTACGCAGACACATTACCTGGTGCTCTCGGCGGCGCTCTTCATGCTCGGCGTCGTCGGCGTGATGACGCGCCGCAACATCATCATCATTCTCATGTCGATGGAGTTGATGCTCAATGCGGTGAACATCAACCTGATCGCATTCTCGCGGCAACTTGGAGACGTGACCGGGCAGGTCTTCGCCGTGTTCGTCATCTGCGTGGCGGCGGCCGAGGCCGCGGTGGGCCTGGGCATCATCCTCGCGTTCTACCGCAACAAGGAAACCATCAACATCGACGAGATGAACCTGATGCGGTGGTGA